A window of the Lactuca sativa cultivar Salinas chromosome 5, Lsat_Salinas_v11, whole genome shotgun sequence genome harbors these coding sequences:
- the LOC128126011 gene encoding protein NPGR2-like, with the protein MVDLFFLQSYFTASSESLAVEDCSSGAYSSQATGENDRRPDTGNIEEAESSLRENGSLNFEEARALLGRYEYQKGNIEAALHVFEGIDIATVTPKMKISLSQRGEPRRRVSHNYGDPPLSIHAVGLLLEAILFHTSGQKKKKKNKPVCCDVEDEGDGGWAVKSATTSSKERRPPAARSGEQQQQRRRPAAAATATKILPVFNTFDAKKE; encoded by the exons ATGGTGGATCT CTTCTTTCTTCAATCATATTTCACAGCTTCATCAGAATCATTAGCTGTGGAGGATTGTTCCTCTGGTGCTTATTCTTCTCAAGCCACTGGTGAAAACGATAGGAGGCCAGATACGGGTAATATTGAAGAAGCCGAATCATCTCTTCGTGAAAATGGTTCCTTAAATTTTGAG GAAGCAAGAGCGTTGTTAGGGAGATATGAATATCAAAAGGGAAACATAGAAGCTGCTCTTCATGTGTTTGAAGGGATAGATATAGCAACAGTAACTCCAAAGATGAAGATTAGTCTTTCCCAAAGAGGCGAACCTCGTAGAAGAGTTTCTCATAATTATGGGGATCCACCATTGTCTATACATGCTGTTGGTTTACTCCTTGAAGCAATTTTATTTCACACTTctggacaaaaaaaaaaaaaaaaaaacaaacctgTGTGCTGTGATGTTGAAGACGAAGGAGATGGAGGATGGGCAGTGAAATCGGCGACCACCAGCAGCAAGGAGCGGCGACCACCAGCAGCAAGGAGCGgcgagcagcagcagcagcgacGGCGACCGGCAGCAGCAGCGACGGCGACCAAAATTCTTCCGGTCTTCAACACGTTCGACGCCAAGAAAGAATGA